A single Paenibacillus sp. FSL R5-0517 DNA region contains:
- a CDS encoding LLM class flavin-dependent oxidoreductase, producing the protein MSEQEDMKFGWFLPTAGDGKYVGVAPEREPSLDYLIDVAQTAEKAGFEFVLIPTGGACLDAWVVGSAVMSHTKTLRPLVAIRPGLVTPVLTARMGAALDQLSSGRAMINVVTGSSVRDLEELGDPLAHAHDERYVRASEYMEVMKRSWTQSTGLNLTEFAGSGTQSGADASSDPNPEFNGQYYNFKGPVGMPETVQNPYPPFYLGGSSPIAKKVAVEHADTFLMWGEPHDWIQEQIEEIEVIRQQVKEETGQDRQLRYGMRAQVLIRDTEEEAWAAAWEIISKVPPEAIEKAKAAFAETDATNQRRQNELRELSEKQQFVVGPNLWTGLSVVRSGGAILIVGTAEQVAERLMEYGDLGVTTFILSGYPHLEEAEIFGRTVMPIIREKWKTRQKQHQVTTN; encoded by the coding sequence GTGAGCGAACAGGAAGATATGAAGTTTGGATGGTTTTTGCCTACAGCAGGAGATGGGAAGTATGTGGGGGTTGCCCCAGAGCGGGAGCCGAGTCTGGATTATCTGATCGATGTGGCACAGACGGCGGAGAAAGCAGGATTCGAATTTGTACTGATTCCGACAGGGGGAGCCTGTCTGGACGCATGGGTGGTTGGATCGGCAGTAATGAGTCACACGAAGACATTGCGTCCCCTTGTCGCCATTCGCCCGGGTTTGGTTACACCCGTACTCACTGCACGCATGGGAGCGGCATTGGATCAGCTATCTAGTGGTCGCGCCATGATCAATGTAGTGACAGGCAGTTCGGTTCGGGATCTGGAGGAACTGGGAGATCCACTCGCACATGCGCATGATGAACGGTATGTTCGCGCGAGTGAGTATATGGAAGTGATGAAGCGTTCATGGACGCAATCGACGGGACTGAATCTGACGGAGTTTGCCGGAAGTGGCACACAATCAGGAGCTGATGCATCCAGTGATCCCAATCCTGAATTCAATGGCCAGTATTATAATTTCAAAGGGCCGGTAGGCATGCCGGAGACGGTACAAAATCCGTATCCACCATTCTATCTGGGAGGAAGTTCACCGATTGCCAAGAAGGTCGCAGTGGAACATGCGGATACGTTCCTCATGTGGGGCGAGCCTCATGACTGGATCCAGGAGCAGATTGAAGAGATTGAGGTCATTCGTCAGCAGGTGAAAGAGGAGACTGGGCAAGATCGTCAGCTCCGTTACGGCATGCGTGCTCAGGTCCTCATTCGGGATACCGAAGAAGAAGCCTGGGCAGCAGCGTGGGAGATTATTAGCAAAGTACCACCAGAAGCGATCGAGAAAGCCAAAGCCGCTTTTGCCGAGACGGATGCAACCAACCAACGCAGACAGAACGAGTTACGGGAACTGTCCGAGAAGCAGCAGTTTGTCGTAGGTCCCAACCTGTGGACAGGCTTGTCCGTTGTGCGTTCTGGCGGTGCAATCCTCATTGTAGGTACAGCGGAACAAGTCGCAGAACGTCTGATGGAATATGGAGATCTGGGCGTTACGACGTTCATTCTGTCCGGTTATCCGCATCTGGAAGAGGCCGAAATTTTCGGCCGGACCGTGATGCCGATCATTCGCGAAAAATGGAAAACAAGACAGAAGCAGCATCAAGTTACTACTAACTAA
- a CDS encoding AraC family transcriptional regulator, whose product MTEIERMKEDHHEFLDIIFFTPSEFEKAGGAWPIRIGRNIAKTNYHIGPRTTPYHYLLFVLEGEGTFIQNGQRHSLRARDAFCLFPHVTHEYWTDPEHTLQKIFIAFDGAYATELLSRIGLTPDSPYRSGVLTPETASAMRSFMEDVRKPQDGASDLGRLTRFLSLFDRIARSPATKGLQPDSATPWLQKGKEYMDIHFAGGISVEGVSAHAGVDRTHFAKQFRKAYGLSPVQYIQQLKMNQAKRLLVQTPLSLTEVAHSVGYPDLFSFSKAFKKQVGLPPNRYRTTENTKQ is encoded by the coding sequence ATGACCGAGATTGAACGCATGAAGGAGGACCACCACGAATTTTTGGATATTATATTCTTCACTCCATCTGAATTTGAGAAAGCCGGGGGCGCCTGGCCGATTCGCATCGGCCGTAATATAGCCAAGACCAACTATCATATTGGGCCTCGCACCACACCTTATCATTATTTGTTATTTGTGCTGGAGGGAGAAGGTACATTTATACAGAACGGACAGCGTCATTCCCTTCGTGCCAGGGATGCCTTCTGTCTGTTTCCCCATGTTACGCATGAGTACTGGACAGACCCGGAGCATACGTTACAGAAAATATTTATTGCATTTGACGGTGCATACGCAACCGAACTGTTGTCTCGTATTGGACTTACTCCGGACTCACCGTATCGTTCAGGTGTACTGACGCCGGAGACTGCAAGCGCCATGCGCTCGTTCATGGAGGATGTTCGTAAACCACAGGATGGAGCGAGCGATTTGGGGCGACTCACCCGGTTTCTAAGCCTCTTTGACCGGATAGCCCGTTCACCGGCCACCAAAGGGTTGCAACCGGATTCAGCCACACCTTGGCTCCAGAAAGGCAAGGAATACATGGATATTCATTTTGCAGGTGGCATCTCCGTGGAAGGTGTGTCCGCTCATGCGGGTGTGGATCGAACCCATTTTGCCAAACAGTTCCGCAAAGCCTATGGTCTGTCTCCCGTACAATACATCCAGCAATTAAAAATGAATCAAGCCAAACGTCTACTCGTGCAGACGCCGCTAAGTTTAACTGAAGTGGCTCATTCCGTGGGTTACCCGGACTTGTTCTCCTTCTCCAAAGCGTTCAAAAAGCAGGTGGGACTGCCACCCAATCGCTATCGGACCACAGAAAACACGAAACAGTAA
- a CDS encoding nucleotide sugar dehydrogenase has product MENQQFHTLLNAIENKEAVLGVVGLGYVGLPLAVEMVNQGFTVIGIDLDASKVESIYQGDSYIHDISSDELKKVMQSGRFQPTTDYSMLRVIDALSICVPTPLSENQDPDTSYIETVVDQIKLHMKPGMLITLESTTYPGTTEELIQDELDKIGHEAGKDYFLCFSPERVDPSNGRFTTFNTPKVIGGTTEACLKLGTALYGKYVETVVPVSSPKVAEMSKLLENTFRSVNIAFVNEMAMMCDRMGIDIWEVIDAAATKPFGFMPFYPGPGIGGHCIPLDPMYLSWKAKGFRFYSKFIELAQSTNDNMPYYVLNKTSMILNEYAKSVRKSNILLLGMSYKPNIADLRESPGLEVYELFKESGANVSYYDPHADSFKDKHGETVHSEAFNLEQFKKYDCIVLITNHSDLPYFDIAEMGVPILDTRNAFRSYTHPHIYKIGHSVQHPVFEPSEALLV; this is encoded by the coding sequence ATGGAGAATCAACAATTCCACACATTACTGAATGCGATTGAAAATAAAGAAGCTGTACTCGGCGTTGTCGGGCTCGGTTACGTAGGACTTCCACTTGCCGTGGAAATGGTCAATCAAGGTTTCACGGTAATCGGAATTGATCTGGATGCGTCCAAAGTAGAGAGTATCTATCAAGGGGATTCCTATATTCACGATATTTCGTCCGATGAGTTGAAAAAAGTAATGCAAAGCGGTCGCTTCCAGCCAACGACAGATTACAGCATGCTGCGCGTCATTGACGCACTCAGCATCTGTGTACCGACACCGCTCAGTGAGAATCAGGACCCGGACACATCTTACATCGAGACGGTTGTAGATCAGATCAAACTGCATATGAAACCAGGCATGCTGATTACGTTGGAGAGCACCACGTATCCAGGTACCACCGAGGAACTGATCCAGGATGAGTTGGATAAAATTGGACATGAAGCAGGCAAAGACTACTTCCTGTGCTTCTCGCCTGAGCGTGTAGACCCGTCCAACGGACGTTTTACAACATTCAATACACCGAAAGTGATCGGGGGCACAACCGAAGCTTGCCTGAAACTTGGAACCGCACTGTATGGCAAGTATGTAGAGACCGTAGTACCGGTATCTTCGCCAAAAGTGGCTGAAATGTCCAAACTGCTGGAGAACACATTCCGCAGTGTAAACATTGCCTTTGTGAATGAAATGGCGATGATGTGCGACCGCATGGGCATCGATATCTGGGAAGTAATTGATGCAGCAGCAACGAAACCATTTGGTTTCATGCCATTTTATCCAGGGCCAGGGATCGGTGGACACTGCATCCCGCTTGATCCGATGTACCTGTCGTGGAAAGCCAAAGGTTTCCGTTTCTATAGCAAATTTATAGAACTGGCGCAATCGACCAATGACAACATGCCATATTATGTGTTGAACAAAACGTCAATGATTCTGAACGAATACGCGAAATCTGTACGTAAATCCAATATCCTGCTGCTCGGTATGTCATACAAACCGAATATTGCCGACCTGCGTGAATCACCAGGACTGGAAGTATATGAACTGTTCAAGGAAAGTGGAGCCAACGTAAGCTACTATGATCCACACGCGGATTCCTTTAAGGACAAGCATGGGGAGACGGTACACAGCGAAGCGTTCAATCTGGAACAGTTCAAGAAATACGATTGCATCGTGTTGATCACCAACCACAGCGATTTGCCTTACTTCGATATTGCCGAGATGGGTGTGCCGATTCTGGATACACGTAATGCATTCCGTTCGTACACACATCCGCACATCTACAAAATTGGTCACTCGGTTCAGCATCCTGTGTTTGAACCAAGTGAAGCGTTGCTCGTCTGA
- a CDS encoding response regulator, which produces MPNTATLQREAAVNVYRSVEQGLKETGAETCGLMFIHCAGHAQPEQQVRTHLEQTSESAFQVWKDGATQAIAVLLPGLSLDEVHYKGLRIKHELQETVPGADPQITLASFAEGERPSKATIQHMAESSKLVDSSEIHIYTLDNTADEPERILIVDNDPTVREFLQLRLKMQGYETYEAVDGLAALDLIEKVTPDLVLTELNLYGIDGLPFIHHIQKLEMEQPPKIVVLTEQRVEQTISQCFRSGVDDYMTKPFSPVELDARIRRCLH; this is translated from the coding sequence ATGCCAAATACGGCGACATTGCAGCGTGAGGCTGCCGTTAATGTGTACCGAAGTGTAGAACAGGGATTAAAGGAAACGGGTGCCGAAACATGCGGCTTAATGTTCATCCATTGTGCAGGACACGCTCAACCTGAGCAGCAGGTCAGGACACATCTGGAACAGACGAGCGAGTCTGCCTTCCAGGTGTGGAAGGATGGGGCGACACAGGCGATTGCCGTCCTGCTGCCGGGGTTGTCACTGGATGAGGTTCACTATAAAGGACTTCGGATCAAGCATGAGCTTCAAGAGACCGTACCTGGTGCCGATCCACAGATCACACTGGCCAGTTTTGCAGAGGGTGAGCGTCCTTCGAAAGCAACCATTCAGCATATGGCTGAATCCTCGAAGCTCGTAGATTCGTCGGAGATTCATATCTACACGCTGGACAATACAGCGGACGAGCCGGAACGCATTTTGATTGTGGACAACGATCCTACGGTACGGGAATTCCTGCAGTTGCGTTTGAAAATGCAGGGATACGAAACCTATGAGGCTGTAGATGGACTGGCTGCACTGGACTTGATCGAGAAAGTCACACCGGACTTGGTGCTCACCGAACTGAATCTGTATGGCATCGACGGTCTGCCGTTCATTCATCATATTCAGAAGCTGGAGATGGAGCAACCGCCCAAAATTGTCGTGTTGACCGAGCAACGTGTTGAGCAAACGATCAGTCAATGCTTCCGCAGCGGGGTCGATGATTACATGACCAAACCGTTCTCGCCCGTAGAGCTGGATGCCCGAATCAGACGCTGCCTGCATTAG
- a CDS encoding glycosyltransferase, translating to MVAIYYVVFVNTLYFSILALSFRNIWTIFRRSHYSKYNTLSGSELVPSVSLLVPAYNEELTIIENVNCLMTLNYPTYEVIVVNDGSSDATLKILLDEYRLKPVPNTKIRGKIACQKIRGIYHNPEFPDLYVIDKENGGKADSLNAGINLSHYPLISSIDADSLLEKDALIRMARMYMENPEETVAIGGDVRIANGCKIENGAVQDVSLPRKIWPMFQSIEYLKAFLGGRIGWSHMNGLIIVSGAFGMFRKDAVIAVGGYRDGYPGEDMNIIIKLHRYMLENKLKYRVAFCPEAVCWTQAPDSYRILSSQRKRWGRGNLKNMLENRGMLFNPKYKVMGMVTMPYNVIFEALNPYFRITGLLALAGYVLLDMTQWPILLLFGLLNFVSGYLLSVGALVLEEIAFKRYNKLSDLVKMLVYSALKFVGYHQLGVLWRLQGHVQFLQNNNSWGTMTRQSWSEDEKKTSEAA from the coding sequence ATGGTCGCAATCTACTATGTTGTTTTCGTCAATACGCTCTATTTTTCCATCCTGGCCTTATCGTTCCGTAACATCTGGACGATCTTCCGCCGGTCGCATTATTCCAAATATAATACGTTGTCAGGATCGGAACTGGTACCTTCGGTTTCTCTGCTGGTACCGGCATACAACGAGGAACTGACGATTATTGAAAATGTGAACTGTCTGATGACGCTGAATTATCCAACGTATGAAGTAATCGTCGTTAATGACGGTTCCAGTGATGCCACACTGAAGATTTTGCTGGATGAATACCGCCTGAAGCCGGTACCCAATACGAAGATTCGGGGCAAGATCGCCTGTCAGAAAATTCGCGGGATTTACCATAATCCGGAGTTCCCTGATCTGTATGTCATTGACAAGGAAAATGGCGGGAAGGCAGATTCCCTCAATGCAGGAATCAACTTGTCTCATTATCCGCTGATCTCTTCCATCGATGCCGATTCGTTGCTGGAGAAGGATGCCCTGATCCGCATGGCACGCATGTATATGGAGAATCCGGAAGAGACAGTGGCCATTGGGGGAGATGTACGAATCGCCAATGGCTGCAAAATCGAAAACGGGGCAGTGCAAGATGTATCGCTGCCGCGCAAAATCTGGCCCATGTTCCAGTCGATTGAATATCTCAAAGCCTTCCTGGGCGGACGGATTGGCTGGAGTCATATGAACGGTCTGATTATTGTCTCTGGTGCTTTCGGCATGTTCCGTAAGGATGCTGTAATTGCCGTTGGCGGATACCGGGATGGTTATCCCGGGGAAGACATGAACATCATTATCAAGCTTCACCGTTATATGCTGGAAAATAAATTGAAGTACCGCGTTGCCTTTTGCCCTGAGGCGGTGTGCTGGACACAGGCTCCCGATTCCTACCGGATTCTGTCCAGTCAGCGCAAGCGCTGGGGCCGCGGGAATCTGAAGAACATGCTGGAGAATCGAGGCATGCTGTTCAATCCCAAATACAAAGTGATGGGTATGGTAACGATGCCGTATAACGTCATTTTTGAAGCACTGAACCCGTATTTCCGAATTACCGGACTGCTAGCTCTCGCTGGATACGTCCTTCTGGATATGACCCAGTGGCCAATCCTGCTTCTGTTCGGACTATTGAACTTCGTGAGTGGTTATCTGCTGAGTGTAGGCGCACTTGTCCTGGAGGAGATTGCTTTCAAGCGGTACAACAAACTCTCCGATCTGGTCAAAATGCTGGTCTACTCTGCGCTGAAATTCGTGGGTTATCATCAGCTGGGCGTACTGTGGAGATTGCAGGGACATGTGCAGTTTCTGCAAAACAACAACTCATGGGGGACCATGACACGTCAAAGCTGGTCCGAGGATGAGAAGAAAACAAGCGAAGCCGCTTAA
- a CDS encoding HEAT repeat domain-containing protein has protein sequence MFPSLALAYLFLYICIALVVVGVIVLFAMKMSHNGKRRKTAFYELKQRDYFTYLQTALTENSPLRLPPGKLAPLERRVIQDRLIEWIDQFKGEYRDKLIALCREAGFVEHDLKELGRLRYGRQIDAAYRLGGMRCPEAVPGLMELLKDEKPGPMAIMIGRSIARCTTRQGELKDMLALLLNKGKSIHHLAADILLETSLDTSRILIELLEDRNPDFVKVGLVAMWGQAVPEVMPALDRLVGAEHQDVRAEAVKLYLSASPALRDETILKLIQDTDPEVRAEVVQALGSKHASGSIPLLRKALRDEDWRVRYNSAESLSKLGEPGFEALCQAALQGTGAEREIAMQQIESTMQHTRTDDRAVEQMIAHNKKRLLYDRYFGPVRENRTSKKRTGVATVGGDYTA, from the coding sequence ATGTTTCCAAGTTTGGCTTTGGCCTATCTGTTTTTGTACATCTGTATCGCACTTGTTGTTGTAGGCGTCATCGTATTGTTTGCCATGAAAATGTCCCACAACGGCAAACGACGCAAGACGGCGTTCTATGAATTAAAACAGCGCGACTACTTCACTTATCTGCAAACGGCCTTAACCGAGAATAGCCCGCTGAGATTGCCACCAGGCAAGCTGGCTCCGCTAGAACGCAGAGTTATTCAGGACAGGCTGATTGAATGGATCGACCAGTTCAAGGGTGAATATCGGGACAAGTTAATTGCACTATGCCGTGAAGCAGGATTTGTAGAGCATGATCTGAAGGAATTAGGCCGTCTGCGTTACGGTCGCCAGATTGATGCGGCTTATCGCTTGGGTGGCATGCGTTGTCCAGAAGCTGTTCCCGGCTTGATGGAATTGCTGAAGGATGAGAAGCCGGGGCCGATGGCCATTATGATTGGTCGCTCCATCGCAAGATGTACAACCCGGCAAGGGGAACTAAAAGACATGCTGGCGTTGCTGTTGAACAAAGGCAAGTCCATTCACCATCTTGCAGCAGATATTCTGCTTGAAACCAGTCTGGATACCAGCAGAATTCTAATCGAATTGCTGGAAGATCGGAATCCGGATTTTGTCAAAGTCGGACTCGTTGCGATGTGGGGACAGGCTGTGCCTGAAGTCATGCCTGCACTGGACAGACTTGTAGGAGCCGAACATCAGGATGTACGTGCCGAGGCGGTGAAGCTGTATCTTAGCGCAAGTCCGGCACTGCGGGATGAGACGATTCTGAAGCTGATTCAGGACACTGACCCGGAAGTTCGTGCCGAAGTGGTGCAAGCACTCGGTTCGAAGCATGCATCGGGTAGCATTCCACTGCTGCGCAAAGCGCTGCGGGATGAAGACTGGAGAGTTCGTTATAACAGTGCGGAGAGTCTGAGTAAGCTTGGCGAACCGGGATTTGAAGCGCTGTGTCAGGCTGCGTTACAAGGAACAGGTGCTGAACGCGAGATTGCGATGCAGCAGATCGAGAGTACAATGCAGCACACGAGAACCGATGACAGAGCTGTAGAGCAGATGATTGCTCATAACAAAAAAAGACTGCTGTACGATCGTTATTTTGGGCCTGTACGAGAGAACAGAACCAGCAAGAAACGCACAGGTGTCGCTACGGTAGGAGGGGATTACACTGCTTAG